A single Calditerricola satsumensis DNA region contains:
- a CDS encoding alpha/beta-type small acid-soluble spore protein: MADQNRGGRNRLVVPQANQALDQLKYEIAQEFGVQLGPDSTSRQNGSVGGEITKRLVALAEQQLAGRFPQQ, encoded by the coding sequence ATGGCTGATCAAAATCGCGGTGGTCGGAACCGCCTGGTGGTGCCTCAAGCGAACCAAGCGCTGGACCAGCTGAAGTACGAAATCGCGCAGGAGTTCGGCGTCCAGCTTGGCCCGGATTCCACCTCCCGTCAGAACGGTTCGGTGGGTGGGGAAATCACGAAGCGGCTGGTGGCGCTGGCGGAACAGCAACTGGCTGGCCGTTTCCCGCAACAATAA
- a CDS encoding MGDG synthase family glycosyltransferase has translation MTDAVRILILSEAIAGEGHSRAARSLAAAIQELMPTARVRVVNALSYVSPRLENLTRVVYRQTLQSAPRLWGWAYEMERPLSTLMKERLGRVVAARLKPLLEQERPNLVVCTHAFAIGAVVHLRRLLGLECRIGAVITDFDVNGFWVHEDVDFYLVSGAAQRDKLVRDFGIPAERIFPTGIPIDPRFCEVADLADRVQLRRALGLAEEPFTLLLAGGGLGIGPFHALLDLLAERIDEPLQVLVVTGYNRALYDELTLRIRRYRHRLAVFPYVDNMHELMAASDVMITKPGGLTTSEALALGLPLVLLESFPGQETRNRLFLVEHGAALACETVEEAVETVKTLVADPQRLYALRDRARQLGNPHSSRDAARIALQHLPVPHVAEHPSS, from the coding sequence ATGACCGATGCGGTACGCATTCTCATTCTTTCCGAAGCCATCGCGGGGGAAGGGCACAGTCGGGCTGCCCGTTCGCTGGCTGCGGCCATCCAGGAGCTGATGCCGACGGCCCGAGTTCGCGTGGTCAACGCCTTATCCTATGTCAGCCCCCGCCTCGAAAACCTGACGCGCGTGGTGTACCGGCAGACCCTGCAGTCGGCTCCGCGCTTGTGGGGATGGGCCTACGAGATGGAGCGTCCCTTGAGCACGCTGATGAAGGAGCGGCTGGGGCGTGTGGTGGCGGCACGGCTCAAACCGCTGCTCGAACAGGAGCGGCCGAATTTGGTCGTCTGCACCCACGCCTTTGCCATCGGGGCCGTGGTGCACCTGCGGCGGCTGCTGGGGCTCGAATGCCGGATTGGCGCGGTGATCACCGACTTTGACGTCAACGGGTTCTGGGTTCACGAGGACGTCGACTTTTATCTGGTCAGCGGGGCTGCCCAGCGCGACAAGCTGGTGCGCGATTTTGGCATTCCGGCCGAACGCATTTTTCCCACCGGTATCCCGATCGACCCGCGGTTTTGCGAAGTGGCCGACCTGGCCGATCGCGTCCAGTTGCGGCGGGCCTTGGGGCTGGCCGAGGAGCCCTTCACGCTGCTGCTGGCGGGCGGGGGACTGGGCATTGGCCCGTTCCACGCGCTGCTCGACCTGCTGGCCGAGCGCATCGACGAGCCGTTGCAGGTCCTGGTCGTCACCGGGTACAACCGCGCGCTGTACGACGAATTGACGCTGCGAATTCGCCGCTATCGCCATCGCCTGGCGGTCTTTCCCTACGTCGACAACATGCACGAGTTGATGGCCGCGTCCGATGTGATGATCACCAAGCCAGGCGGTTTGACGACGTCGGAAGCCCTTGCCCTTGGCCTGCCCCTGGTGTTGTTGGAATCGTTCCCCGGGCAGGAGACGCGCAACCGCCTGTTCCTCGTCGAGCACGGGGCCGCGCTGGCTTGCGAAACTGTCGAAGAGGCGGTGGAGACGGTCAAGACGCTGGTTGCCGATCCCCAGCGGCTTTACGCGCTGCGCGACAGAGCCCGTCAGTTGGGCAATCCGCACTCGTCCCGGGACGCGGCGCGCATTGCGCTCCAGCACCTGCCCGTGCCGCATGTTGCGGAGCACCCTTCCTCGTAA
- a CDS encoding TerC family protein: MGEGLALVNILLLDIVLSGDNAVVIGMACRHLPPDKRRLAVLWGCVGAVALRVALTVVAAYLLRIPLLSAFGGVMLLYLAKTLALEQEDEPEPRLDGGRSLGAAVKTIIVADFVMSLDNVLAIAGAAHGEVWLILFGLGLSIPLLMWGSTVVARWMHRRPLLVALGAAVLAYTAVDMIVHDAWVARWMGTYRHLGHQVAPFLAAALVFWLARRLRTRPNW; encoded by the coding sequence ATGGGCGAAGGCCTGGCGCTCGTGAACATCCTGCTGCTCGACATCGTGCTGAGCGGCGACAACGCCGTCGTGATCGGCATGGCCTGCCGTCATTTGCCTCCCGACAAGCGCCGGCTGGCCGTGTTGTGGGGGTGTGTTGGGGCGGTGGCGTTGCGCGTGGCCTTGACGGTGGTGGCCGCCTATTTGCTGCGCATTCCCCTGCTTTCTGCTTTTGGCGGCGTGATGCTGCTGTATCTCGCGAAAACGCTTGCCCTGGAACAAGAGGACGAACCCGAGCCCCGTTTGGATGGCGGGCGGTCATTGGGTGCGGCGGTCAAAACGATCATTGTGGCCGATTTTGTGATGAGCTTGGACAACGTGCTGGCGATTGCCGGGGCGGCGCACGGAGAGGTTTGGCTGATCCTGTTTGGGCTGGGCTTGAGCATTCCCCTGCTCATGTGGGGCAGCACCGTTGTGGCGCGGTGGATGCACCGCCGACCGTTGTTGGTCGCGCTGGGCGCGGCCGTGCTGGCGTATACCGCGGTGGACATGATCGTTCACGATGCATGGGTGGCGCGGTGGATGGGGACGTATCGCCATCTGGGGCACCAGGTGGCTCCCTTTTTGGCAGCGGCGCTCGTGTTCTGGCTGGCCCGTCGCCTGCGCACGCGCCCAAATTGGTGA
- a CDS encoding cysteine desulfurase family protein, whose product MIYLDHAATTPPHPEVVKAVGEVMMRFYGNPSSLHRAGAEAQRVLKQAREVAARALGVNPAEIVFTSGATESNNAALKGVAFQYRDRGRHIVTTAIEHPAVYLVAKQLEALGFSVTYLPVDRTGRVSPDAVEQALRDDTILVSIMHVNNETGSLQPIAEIGRRLARHPKVLFHVDAVQGFGKVPLDPKGWGIDLLSLSGHKIRGPRGVGLLYVREGVKLFPLLAGGGQEGGLRSGTENVPGIVGLAKAMRLIHEEQAAKPDHFARLKRRLIAGLRAFGDRVLLNSPEGDDEAAPHIVNFSVPGIKPEVLLHALEEEGYLLSTKSACSSKKDEPSRVLLAMFGDEERARTGIRVSFGYETTERDVDGFLAALEKRLPELLAWMKG is encoded by the coding sequence ATGATCTACCTGGACCATGCGGCAACGACGCCGCCGCACCCGGAAGTGGTGAAGGCGGTTGGCGAAGTGATGATGCGCTTTTACGGCAACCCGTCGTCGCTGCACCGGGCGGGGGCGGAAGCCCAGCGCGTGCTGAAGCAGGCCCGCGAAGTCGCCGCGCGGGCCTTAGGTGTGAACCCGGCGGAGATCGTGTTCACGTCGGGCGCCACGGAAAGCAACAACGCCGCGCTGAAAGGGGTCGCCTTTCAGTACCGCGATCGCGGCCGGCACATCGTGACGACGGCCATCGAACATCCTGCCGTCTACCTCGTGGCGAAGCAGCTCGAGGCGCTTGGCTTTTCCGTCACGTACCTGCCGGTCGACCGCACGGGCCGCGTGTCGCCCGACGCCGTGGAACAGGCGTTGCGCGACGACACCATCCTTGTCTCCATCATGCACGTCAACAACGAAACCGGCTCGCTCCAGCCCATCGCCGAGATCGGCCGTCGGCTGGCGCGCCATCCGAAGGTGCTGTTCCACGTCGATGCCGTGCAGGGGTTTGGCAAGGTGCCCCTGGATCCCAAGGGATGGGGCATCGATCTCCTGTCGTTGTCCGGTCACAAGATCCGCGGTCCCAGAGGCGTCGGCCTTCTGTACGTGCGCGAGGGGGTCAAGCTCTTTCCCCTTCTCGCCGGCGGCGGGCAAGAAGGGGGCCTGCGCTCGGGCACGGAGAACGTCCCCGGCATCGTGGGCCTGGCCAAGGCCATGCGCCTCATCCATGAAGAGCAGGCGGCCAAGCCCGATCATTTCGCACGCCTCAAACGGCGGCTGATCGCCGGCCTGCGCGCGTTCGGTGACCGCGTCCTGCTCAACTCGCCGGAGGGCGACGACGAGGCCGCTCCCCACATCGTCAACTTTTCCGTCCCCGGCATCAAGCCGGAGGTCTTGCTGCACGCCCTCGAGGAAGAAGGCTACCTCCTGTCGACCAAGTCGGCCTGTTCCTCCAAGAAGGACGAGCCGAGCCGCGTGCTCCTCGCCATGTTCGGCGACGAGGAGCGGGCGCGCACCGGCATTCGCGTCAGCTTCGGCTACGAGACGACGGAACGGGACGTGGACGGCTTTCTCGCGGCGCTCGAGAAGCGCCTGCCCGAACTTCTCGCGTGGATGAAGGGGTGA
- a CDS encoding fumarylacetoacetate hydrolase family protein translates to MSEVRLLAPCEPSKVVCIGVNYVDHAKEMGRELPKEPLMFLKPSTAVIGPNEPIVYPRLSQNVHYEAELAVVIKKRARHVKAAEAKDYILGYTCAVDVTARDLQFADGQWTRGKSFDTFCPLGPGIVPASQLDPMNLGIRLTVNGEVRQEGNTSQMVFNVYQLVEAVTAVMTLLPGDVILTGTPPGVGPIKPGDVVAVTIDGIGTLTNPVVAEA, encoded by the coding sequence GTGTCGGAGGTTCGCCTTCTGGCCCCGTGCGAGCCGAGCAAGGTGGTGTGCATTGGGGTCAACTACGTCGACCACGCCAAGGAGATGGGGCGGGAGCTGCCCAAGGAGCCGCTGATGTTTCTCAAGCCCTCCACCGCGGTCATCGGGCCGAACGAGCCGATCGTCTACCCACGGCTGAGCCAGAATGTGCATTACGAGGCGGAGCTGGCCGTGGTGATCAAGAAACGGGCCCGCCACGTGAAGGCAGCCGAAGCGAAGGACTACATCCTTGGCTACACCTGCGCCGTCGACGTGACGGCCCGCGACCTGCAGTTTGCCGACGGGCAGTGGACGCGGGGCAAATCCTTCGACACCTTCTGCCCGTTGGGACCGGGAATTGTGCCCGCATCCCAACTTGACCCCATGAATTTGGGCATCCGCCTCACGGTGAACGGCGAGGTGCGCCAGGAAGGGAACACGTCCCAGATGGTGTTCAACGTCTATCAGCTCGTGGAGGCGGTGACGGCGGTGATGACGCTCCTGCCGGGTGACGTCATCTTGACCGGAACGCCGCCGGGCGTGGGCCCCATCAAGCCGGGCGATGTTGTGGCGGTGACGATCGACGGCATCGGCACGCTGACCAATCCGGTGGTGGCCGAAGCGTAA
- a CDS encoding M24 family metallopeptidase: MDRVKRFWQLDRAHVPDRVLVTDPATVGYFTGFWCQPYERFVGLFLFRDREPVLVVPALEREAAEATGLSVRTYTDAEGPENAVREAVGTARGPLGVEKHALTLDWAERLGEWLGVSRWVDVAPQVRRLRMIKDAQEVETLRKAALVADRVLEAALQHFRVGMTELDLVAELELQARRAGADGMAFSPLVLSGPRSALPHGVPGPNTIEPGSLLLIDFGIRINGYHSDITRTFAVGSADERMRRVYEAVLASQNAALEAIRPGITCAELDRVARQSLADAGYGPYFTHRLGHGVGLAVHEPPSVDGGNDVPLEPGMVITVEPGVYVPGWGGVRIEDMCRVTERGAEVFTGYPKAFTVLS, from the coding sequence ATGGATCGCGTGAAACGATTTTGGCAACTTGATCGCGCGCACGTACCCGATCGGGTGCTGGTGACCGACCCGGCAACGGTGGGGTATTTTACAGGGTTTTGGTGCCAGCCCTATGAACGCTTTGTGGGGCTCTTTCTCTTTCGGGATCGGGAGCCGGTGCTCGTCGTCCCCGCTCTGGAGCGGGAAGCGGCCGAGGCGACGGGCCTTTCGGTGCGGACGTATACCGACGCCGAGGGGCCCGAAAATGCGGTGCGCGAGGCCGTCGGCACGGCGAGGGGGCCGCTGGGGGTCGAAAAGCACGCCCTCACCTTGGACTGGGCCGAACGGCTGGGCGAATGGCTGGGCGTGAGCCGCTGGGTGGACGTGGCACCACAGGTTCGCCGCCTGCGCATGATCAAAGATGCGCAGGAAGTCGAGACGTTGCGCAAGGCGGCGCTGGTGGCGGATCGCGTCCTGGAGGCGGCGCTGCAGCATTTCCGGGTAGGGATGACGGAACTGGACTTGGTGGCGGAACTGGAGCTTCAAGCCCGTCGCGCCGGGGCGGACGGCATGGCGTTTTCCCCGCTTGTCCTTTCCGGACCGCGTTCGGCGCTGCCTCACGGGGTTCCAGGGCCCAATACCATCGAGCCGGGAAGCTTGTTGCTCATCGACTTTGGCATTCGGATAAACGGCTACCATTCCGACATCACGCGCACGTTTGCCGTCGGTTCGGCCGATGAGCGGATGCGCCGCGTGTACGAAGCGGTGCTGGCGTCCCAAAACGCGGCCCTCGAGGCGATCCGACCCGGCATCACCTGTGCCGAATTGGACCGCGTGGCCCGGCAGTCGTTGGCCGACGCCGGATACGGCCCCTACTTCACCCACCGCCTGGGACACGGCGTGGGGCTGGCCGTGCACGAGCCGCCATCCGTCGACGGCGGAAACGATGTGCCGCTCGAGCCGGGCATGGTCATCACCGTTGAGCCGGGCGTGTACGTGCCGGGGTGGGGTGGCGTGCGCATCGAGGACATGTGCCGGGTGACTGAGCGGGGCGCCGAGGTGTTCACCGGTTACCCCAAAGCTTTTACCGTTCTCTCCTAA
- the mbcS gene encoding acyl-CoA synthetase MbcS: protein MTPQVDLLAPEWYNVAQDIDRFAEDRTKIALYWENAEGETRIIPYWQLKEESNRLANGLRALGLQKGDKVVILLPRIPESYITYLACLKLGAVLMPGSELLRAKDILYRVNHAGAKGIIAYTSLVPEVEAIRGEAATLQHFVVVGGKAEGWVPYEDVVAGQPVDFEMEKTHREDLAFLLYTSGTTGNPKGVMHTHGWAYAHRAVAAKLWLDIRETDIVWATASPGWAKWLWSPFVSTLASGAAGFAYHGRFEPEKYLHLLEKYRINVLCCTPTEYRLMAKVDNLERFRLHLRSAVSAGEPLNREVIDTFRRHFGIVVRDGYGQTENTLLVATMLGMEVRPGSMGKPTPAAQVAIIDEDGNPVPPGVVGDIAVHRSAPALFKGYYNDPKRTAKAFRGDWYVTGDQARMDEDGYLWFEGRADDIIISAGYTIGPFEVEDALVKHPAVKECAVVASPDEVRGSIVKAFVVLKNPNDASEELVVELQEHVKKLTAPYKYPREIEFVTELPKTTSGKIRRVELRQRERERKRHLIGG, encoded by the coding sequence GTGACGCCACAAGTGGACCTGCTTGCGCCAGAGTGGTACAACGTCGCACAGGATATCGACCGCTTTGCCGAAGACCGCACCAAGATCGCGCTGTATTGGGAAAACGCCGAGGGCGAGACGCGCATCATCCCGTACTGGCAGTTGAAGGAGGAGTCGAACCGCCTGGCCAACGGGCTGCGTGCCCTCGGGCTGCAAAAAGGGGACAAGGTCGTCATCCTTCTCCCGCGCATACCGGAAAGCTACATCACGTATCTGGCCTGCTTGAAGCTGGGCGCTGTGCTCATGCCCGGGTCGGAGCTCTTGCGGGCCAAAGACATTCTGTACCGCGTCAACCACGCCGGAGCCAAGGGCATCATCGCCTACACCTCCCTTGTGCCCGAAGTCGAGGCCATCCGCGGCGAGGCGGCAACCCTCCAGCACTTTGTCGTGGTCGGCGGCAAAGCGGAGGGGTGGGTGCCCTACGAAGACGTGGTGGCCGGCCAACCCGTGGACTTTGAGATGGAGAAGACGCATCGCGAGGATCTGGCGTTCCTGCTGTACACCTCGGGCACGACGGGGAACCCGAAGGGCGTCATGCATACCCACGGATGGGCCTATGCCCACCGCGCCGTTGCGGCGAAGTTGTGGCTCGACATCCGCGAGACCGACATCGTGTGGGCCACGGCCAGCCCCGGATGGGCCAAATGGCTGTGGAGCCCATTTGTCTCCACACTCGCTTCGGGCGCGGCCGGTTTTGCCTACCATGGTCGGTTCGAGCCGGAAAAATATTTGCACCTTCTTGAAAAGTACCGCATCAACGTGTTGTGCTGCACGCCCACCGAGTACCGCCTCATGGCCAAGGTGGACAACCTGGAGCGGTTCCGCCTGCACCTGCGCAGCGCGGTGAGCGCCGGCGAGCCGCTCAACCGCGAAGTGATCGACACGTTCCGGCGTCATTTCGGCATCGTCGTGCGCGACGGGTACGGCCAGACGGAGAACACGCTTCTCGTGGCCACGATGTTGGGCATGGAGGTGCGGCCCGGCTCGATGGGGAAGCCGACGCCGGCCGCCCAAGTGGCCATCATCGACGAGGACGGCAATCCGGTGCCGCCGGGGGTGGTCGGGGACATCGCCGTGCACCGCAGCGCGCCCGCCCTGTTCAAGGGGTATTACAACGACCCCAAGCGGACGGCTAAGGCCTTCCGCGGCGACTGGTACGTCACCGGCGACCAGGCGCGGATGGACGAGGACGGCTACCTCTGGTTTGAGGGCCGCGCCGACGACATCATCATCAGCGCCGGGTACACCATCGGCCCCTTCGAGGTGGAGGACGCCTTGGTGAAGCACCCGGCGGTGAAGGAGTGCGCCGTCGTGGCCAGCCCGGACGAGGTGCGCGGCAGCATCGTCAAAGCGTTCGTCGTCTTGAAAAACCCGAACGATGCCTCGGAGGAATTGGTTGTCGAACTGCAGGAGCATGTCAAAAAGCTGACGGCACCCTACAAGTATCCCCGCGAGATCGAGTTTGTCACGGAACTGCCCAAGACGACGTCCGGAAAGATTCGCCGCGTCGAGCTGCGCCAGCGTGAACGGGAGCGCAAGCGCCACCTGATAGGGGGATGA
- the thiI gene encoding tRNA uracil 4-sulfurtransferase ThiI, translating into MRYDVVLLRYGELALKGKNRGQFENRLLANVRQALADFPGLRVRRAYGRLLVELGDAPFAEVAERLGRVFGLVSFSPAVRTPLDLPAIQEAALALIRSLSPAPRTFKVAARRSVKNFPHTSHELNHLVGAHVLRNTDNLTVDVHEPDVELAVEVRPEGAFLYVESLPGPGGLPVGVSGKVLLLLSGGIDSPVAGWRMLKRGVTLEAIHFHSYPFTSEQALEKVRDLARVLSRYGGPIRLHVVPFTEIQTRIRQHVPEAYGITIMRRFMMRIAQGIAEKRRALALATGESLGQVASQTLESINTINRVVTIPILRPLIGMDKAEIMETAKAIGTYEISIRPYEDCCTIFVPKNPKTKPDPEEAAELEAALPVDELVADAIARTEMETLDWRARDEIADLL; encoded by the coding sequence ATGCGGTACGACGTCGTTTTGCTGCGGTACGGGGAATTGGCGCTGAAGGGCAAAAACCGCGGCCAATTCGAAAACCGCCTGCTGGCCAACGTGCGGCAGGCGCTCGCCGATTTTCCGGGCCTGCGCGTCCGGCGGGCCTACGGCCGCCTGTTGGTGGAACTGGGCGATGCGCCCTTCGCCGAGGTGGCCGAGCGCCTCGGGCGCGTCTTCGGGCTCGTGTCGTTCAGCCCGGCGGTGCGCACGCCGCTCGACCTTCCGGCCATCCAGGAGGCGGCCCTGGCGCTGATCCGCTCCCTTTCCCCCGCGCCGCGCACCTTCAAGGTGGCGGCCCGGCGGAGCGTGAAAAACTTTCCGCACACCTCACACGAGCTGAACCACCTCGTCGGCGCCCACGTGCTGCGCAACACGGACAACCTGACCGTCGACGTGCACGAGCCCGACGTGGAGCTGGCGGTGGAAGTGCGTCCGGAAGGTGCCTTTTTGTACGTCGAATCGCTGCCCGGCCCCGGCGGGCTCCCCGTGGGCGTCAGCGGGAAGGTGCTCCTCTTGCTTTCCGGCGGTATCGACAGCCCCGTGGCCGGCTGGCGCATGCTGAAGCGCGGGGTGACGCTGGAGGCGATCCACTTCCATAGCTACCCGTTCACCAGCGAGCAGGCTTTGGAGAAGGTGCGCGACCTGGCGCGGGTGCTGTCGCGCTACGGGGGACCGATTCGCCTGCACGTGGTGCCCTTCACGGAGATTCAGACGCGGATTCGCCAGCACGTGCCCGAGGCGTACGGCATTACGATCATGCGCCGGTTCATGATGCGCATCGCCCAGGGCATAGCCGAAAAGCGTCGCGCCCTCGCCCTGGCCACCGGCGAGAGCCTCGGTCAGGTGGCCAGCCAGACGCTGGAGAGCATCAACACGATCAACCGTGTCGTCACCATCCCGATCCTGCGCCCCCTCATCGGCATGGACAAGGCGGAGATCATGGAGACGGCGAAGGCCATCGGCACCTACGAGATTTCCATCCGCCCCTATGAGGATTGCTGCACGATCTTCGTGCCGAAAAACCCCAAAACCAAGCCGGATCCCGAGGAGGCGGCCGAGCTGGAGGCGGCGCTACCCGTCGACGAGCTGGTGGCCGACGCCATCGCCCGCACGGAGATGGAGACGCTGGACTGGCGTGCGCGCGACGAGATCGCCGACTTGCTGTGA
- a CDS encoding methyl-accepting chemotaxis protein, translating into MKQWWRTLSLKWKLSTSISLIVLFTVLLYTACFGFLFYRFSNDINRYLTDSHLKMQAMSTVTKDTLMKNLSAMNTQVNHGFSLFFEQMESLINLIAQSEQAARLVNHAALPSGSAEGTPYARLPRKNKPSLNPVLIPYLERLTKTHKEIQYAYFGTPDGAMYLGPVPNTDMRTYNPTTRPWYQAAVKQPDKVVWTDPYIDAITGKPIVTVAKAIVHNGKVIGVAGLDISLEQLTTLVSQIKVGQTGYAYLTDRNGVVLAHPKDKTLIGQNVKEKFSFMASVYERETGTFAYTYQNVEKVGHFVTNPLTGWKLVTVVNKNDLLQLQVALDNLNNEGRRLLDTLKTSQLITLLAMLGVGLILFAVCATGAYLFARSINRRVEQIRRAMNRLAEGDLTQRIDAQPGDEIDELALRFNEMADQLQALIAASRNLSRSIEEAATGLAAVAEETTAQAADIGRTIDEIAEAVAKQAEETEQGAQVVNAFAHSIERVTESANSVQQAVAETSRAGEQGVAAMTNLEQSSEQNVAVAERVTADIQALSEQMGRITSFTTTIKEIAEQTNLLALNAAIEASRAGEHGAGFAVVASEVRKLAEQSSQAAREIEQVVQAIHSQVDTTVKTIGQTADIARQQHGIVQQTKEAFQRILQAVEHIQEKMEGVAAAMAEMNRGKDTFVQTIANISAVSQQTAAGAQTVNSATQEQTRAIEEVAQAAQRLTEMAESLNREIAKFNLDTA; encoded by the coding sequence ATGAAGCAGTGGTGGCGCACGCTGTCGCTCAAATGGAAGCTTTCCACATCCATTTCCCTCATTGTCTTGTTTACCGTTCTCCTCTACACCGCGTGCTTCGGCTTTTTGTTTTACCGGTTTTCCAACGACATCAACCGCTACCTTACCGACAGCCATCTCAAAATGCAAGCGATGAGCACGGTCACGAAAGACACGCTCATGAAAAACCTGAGCGCCATGAACACCCAAGTCAATCATGGGTTTTCCTTATTCTTTGAACAAATGGAATCTCTTATAAACCTGATCGCCCAATCGGAGCAGGCGGCGCGCCTGGTCAACCATGCGGCGCTGCCGTCTGGATCGGCGGAAGGAACGCCCTACGCCAGGCTCCCCCGGAAAAACAAGCCGTCGCTGAACCCGGTGCTCATCCCGTACCTCGAGCGGCTCACGAAAACCCATAAGGAAATTCAGTATGCGTACTTCGGCACGCCCGACGGCGCCATGTATCTCGGTCCGGTCCCGAACACCGACATGCGCACCTACAACCCGACCACCCGCCCGTGGTACCAGGCGGCCGTCAAACAGCCTGACAAGGTGGTCTGGACCGATCCCTACATCGACGCGATCACCGGAAAACCCATTGTGACCGTGGCCAAGGCCATCGTCCATAACGGCAAAGTGATCGGCGTCGCCGGGCTCGACATTTCCCTCGAACAGCTGACCACCCTCGTCAGCCAGATCAAAGTGGGGCAAACCGGCTATGCCTACCTCACCGACAGAAACGGCGTGGTGCTCGCCCATCCGAAAGACAAAACGCTGATCGGGCAAAACGTCAAAGAGAAATTTTCGTTCATGGCGTCGGTTTACGAGCGGGAGACGGGAACATTCGCCTACACGTACCAGAACGTGGAAAAGGTTGGCCATTTCGTCACCAACCCGCTCACCGGTTGGAAACTCGTTACCGTCGTCAACAAGAACGATCTTTTGCAACTGCAAGTGGCCCTTGACAATCTCAACAACGAGGGACGACGCCTTCTTGACACGCTCAAAACGAGCCAGCTGATCACCCTTCTGGCCATGCTGGGAGTCGGGCTCATCCTGTTTGCCGTCTGCGCGACAGGCGCTTACCTGTTTGCCCGCTCCATAAACCGGCGCGTTGAGCAGATCCGCCGCGCGATGAACCGCCTCGCGGAAGGCGACCTGACCCAGCGCATTGACGCCCAGCCGGGCGACGAGATCGACGAGTTGGCCTTGCGCTTCAACGAGATGGCCGATCAGCTGCAGGCCTTGATCGCCGCCTCGCGGAACCTGTCGCGGAGCATCGAAGAGGCGGCCACCGGCTTGGCCGCCGTGGCCGAGGAGACGACGGCTCAGGCGGCCGACATCGGCCGAACCATCGACGAGATTGCCGAAGCTGTGGCCAAACAGGCCGAAGAAACGGAACAGGGGGCCCAGGTCGTCAACGCGTTTGCCCATTCCATCGAGCGCGTCACGGAAAGCGCCAACAGCGTGCAACAAGCGGTGGCCGAGACCTCCCGCGCCGGCGAGCAGGGTGTGGCGGCCATGACCAATTTGGAGCAGTCGTCGGAGCAGAACGTGGCCGTGGCCGAACGCGTCACCGCCGACATCCAAGCCCTCAGCGAACAGATGGGCCGCATCACGTCGTTCACCACCACAATCAAGGAAATCGCCGAGCAAACCAACCTGCTGGCCCTCAACGCGGCCATCGAAGCGTCACGGGCCGGCGAGCACGGCGCCGGGTTTGCCGTTGTCGCCTCGGAGGTGCGCAAGCTGGCCGAACAGTCCTCTCAGGCGGCGCGGGAGATCGAGCAGGTGGTGCAGGCCATTCACAGCCAAGTGGACACGACGGTCAAGACGATCGGTCAGACGGCCGACATCGCCCGGCAGCAACACGGCATCGTCCAGCAAACGAAAGAGGCGTTCCAACGCATCCTGCAGGCCGTGGAACACATTCAGGAAAAGATGGAAGGCGTCGCCGCAGCGATGGCCGAGATGAACCGCGGGAAAGACACCTTTGTGCAGACCATCGCGAACATCTCCGCGGTCAGCCAGCAAACGGCGGCCGGCGCGCAAACGGTCAACTCGGCCACCCAAGAGCAGACGCGCGCCATCGAAGAGGTGGCCCAGGCGGCACAACGGCTCACGGAAATGGCCGAATCGCTCAATCGGGAAATCGCCAAGTTCAACTTGGACACCGCATGA
- a CDS encoding YkoP family protein: protein MNGGLLAAWRWWDAVYQRCTRLQYVEKGENLFRVVLLKYHGDPLTTRDGVRIQPGDWILKLHLHNLLVAETLRKAPPGSQLGIRVLREIRRSLPGLARYVASHPRRCEIKGLMGTTFLYRGAESLGFDVCDVPPTLYFRYKNYYLKGLLWLMHPEGYKRLAEKKNYLIIRRVYMSTDELLRRYL from the coding sequence ATGAACGGTGGACTGCTGGCCGCCTGGCGGTGGTGGGATGCCGTTTACCAGCGATGTACCCGTCTCCAGTACGTGGAAAAAGGGGAGAATCTCTTTCGCGTTGTCTTGCTGAAATATCATGGGGATCCGCTGACCACGCGGGATGGCGTGCGCATTCAACCGGGCGACTGGATTTTGAAGCTGCATCTTCACAACCTCTTGGTGGCCGAAACGCTGCGGAAGGCGCCGCCGGGGTCTCAACTGGGGATTCGGGTGTTGCGGGAAATCCGCCGCTCCCTGCCCGGACTGGCCCGTTACGTGGCCAGCCATCCACGACGTTGCGAGATCAAGGGGCTGATGGGAACCACCTTCCTGTACCGCGGCGCCGAAAGCTTGGGATTTGACGTGTGCGATGTACCGCCGACGCTCTATTTCCGGTATAAAAATTATTACCTGAAAGGCTTGCTCTGGCTGATGCATCCGGAGGGATACAAGCGTTTGGCAGAGAAGAAAAATTATCTCATCATACGTCGGGTGTACATGTCGACAGACGAGCTCTTGCGGCGATACCTTTGA